The region GCAACCAACACGGGCATGCGCAAGGAACACGTGGTCAGGCAGTCAGTGCAAGAACAAACGAATTAGAAAACTTCTcttccctcccccctccctgaCTCATAGTCATAGTGATCATAGTGTTGTTGTTTCGTTTTTATTCTCCGGCTAGAGCCAGTGGATAGTATAGAGTTTCATGGCTTGTTTGGCTAATTGTCCAGGTAGGGTAGAGGTAATGGGGTTTTGATTCATGTAAGGGTCGATTTATGTACGTTAATTTTTCTTTTATTTTCTTTTTCTCCGCCTGCGGGCGTGATATGCAAGGGCTTATAGTTCCTCCAGTCGAACCTTCCTCGGCAGGGGAGAGCAGGTCCTCTCCCCAGGTCACGGAGCAAGTCCTCCGTTACACATTTTTATACAGTTCCACCGATACCACCTCCCACACGGATGTGATCCCACCCCCGGACGGGTCCACGCATCGAGAAAACGCAGATAGCTAGTAATCTACCCGTGTCATAACTAAGGGTAGAAATACATTCCGTATGTTTGCTTTCGGGGTTAACAATATCCGGGGATCAAAGCCTCAGAAGAGGCCTACGCTAACGCATAGCCCTTGCATGGTTGGCATGTTCTAAAGTTAAAGGTGGCATGTTCTAAAGTATTCTCTCGATGTTATTACATGATAGGTGCACCATGTTAAAGTATCTCTATCTATATCtggcctagcctcgatcccaggccgctcttcctcgaagagaggccTGGGATCCAGACATTTCAAATTTACCCGCTGGCTCTAATTCCAATTAAAAGAAAAGCAACCTTTGAGCTGAGTTGTACAATCGTTACCTGGGCTTTTGAAAATCTTGCAGtgcatgctagctagctagcttaggaGCTAGAAATGACATACAACCCTAGGTCTTTAGAAGCTGTTCCATTTCTGCAATTTGATAAGCTGATTCAAAAACTGAGGGAAAATCCTGAGCAGAATTGGGTATCTTTATAATTAACCTATATCAGTGAGACGTTGTTACTGTATCACTATATATGGATGTACCTATGCTAGATAtcaattgctataattattatatctatatctaGCTCAATTTTCCACGGTTAAACATTATTGATACCCTTATTTTAAAGTGGACTCTTGTTGTATGGCTATGCAGACCAAAGTTGCTATGGTAAACACTCTCCTACGGTTCAAGTCTAAAGTGGAGGGAACAATTACCATTGACAGCTGGCCTGATTTCAGTGCTATCTTATCCCATCAACGCTCAAAAACGGTGAGGCATTTGGCGTGATATACTCTTAATTAAGTATCTCTGTAGGAATCTCTTCAATGCTGTGTGCTTGAGAGAAAAGAAGAACATGTTCAAATGGTCATTCAAGAGATAGCAAAAAAGAAGTGCGATTACGTATTAATAGGTAACGTGCAAATTATCATGTGAATTGTTTCCtatgttgtatatacatgcacagttgATGAATGGCTCGGAAAAGATGTACAGGCAGCACTACAGTCTAATGACATGGCAAAAGGTCCTATCATCAATACTTTAATTGCCTTCTACCTCCCAAAAAGCAGTGATTTCACCGTTGAACCAATGTAAGCTCACAAAGCCATAGTCCACGTTATTATTCccataatcgcatgttgtcctattatttactgtgattcgtacagtgattaatcgcgtaattgcacgtcgtcattaacgacgtgcaattactgccttgacgaccgcgGCTAATTTTTTCACTGAAACTGt is a window of Halichondria panicea chromosome 13, odHalPani1.1, whole genome shotgun sequence DNA encoding:
- the LOC135346600 gene encoding uncharacterized protein LOC135346600, with the translated sequence MTYNPRSLEAVPFLQFDKLIQKLRENPEQNWTKVAMVNTLLRFKSKVEGTITIDSWPDFSAILSHQRSKTESLQCCVLERKEEHVQMVIQEIAKKKCDYVLIVDEWLGKDVQAALQSNDMAKGPIINTLIAFYLPKSSDFTVEPMTCPEGYVLRSLEECHIEEVSVEWSYMDRDKKISLFTQIVKQQHSVGIFPTCSGKIDKSPVGWCLQYPSGFFGHLFVNEEHRRKGLAKVLVQHICCLIEEDGEVPLAFVERDNIKSLSLFRSLSFVQSDFQAAILTRFC